The genomic window AACGCTGAGAGAGATGGGAATAATATCAGTGGCGATCTATTCTGATGCAGATAGAACTGCCCTTCATGTTAGAATGGCAGATGAGGCATACTATGTAGGTCCTTCTCCATCTTCAGAGAGTTATTTAAACATGGGAAAGATCATTCAAATTGCAAAGGATTCAGGATGTCAGGCAATTCACCCGGGTTATGGATTTTTAGCTGAGAATTCCGAATTTGGAAGATTGGTGGAAAAGGAGAGTTTGATATTTATCGGCTCGCACCCTGAATCGATTTCTCTGATGGGTTCAAAAACTGAAGCAAGAAAAACCATGAAAGATCTTGGAGTGCCGGTTGTTCCTGGAACGTTGTATCCAGCAAAGGACATTAAAGAACTCATAAAAGAAGCAGAAAAATTGGGATACCCTGTTCTCTTAAAGGCAGACCTGGGAGGAGGTGGAAAAGGAATGAGGTTTGCAAGAAATATCGATGAGTTGAAGTCTTTCTACGAGCTTTCCAGATCTGAAGCTTTATCATCTTTTGGCGACCCTTCGATTTATATTGAAAAATATATTAACGAACCGCATCACATCGAAATTCAGATTCTTGGCGATAATTATGGTAATGTAATATATTTAGGAGAGAGAGAATGTTCAATTCAGAGAAGATACCAGAAGGTGGTTGAAGAAACTCCTTCTCCTTTCCTGGATTCTGAATCAAGAAAAATAATGGGTGAAATTGCAGCAGAAGCCGCTCGTAAATTGGGATACAGGAGTGCAGGAACAATGGAATTTATCGTGGACAAGGATAAAAATTTTTATTTTTTAGAGATGAATACAAGGTTACAGGTGGAGCATCC from Acidobacteriota bacterium includes these protein-coding regions:
- the accC gene encoding acetyl-CoA carboxylase biotin carboxylase subunit; translation: MRKIRAIEKVLIANRGEIAVRIIRTLREMGIISVAIYSDADRTALHVRMADEAYYVGPSPSSESYLNMGKIIQIAKDSGCQAIHPGYGFLAENSEFGRLVEKESLIFIGSHPESISLMGSKTEARKTMKDLGVPVVPGTLYPAKDIKELIKEAEKLGYPVLLKADLGGGGKGMRFARNIDELKSFYELSRSEALSSFGDPSIYIEKYINEPHHIEIQILGDNYGNVIYLGERECSIQRRYQKVVEETPSPFLDSESRKIMGEIAAEAARKLGYRSAGTMEFIVDKDKNFYFLEMNTRLQVEHPITEMVTGIDLVKCQVEIASGKTLQYTQESINPKGCSIESRIYAEDPDNDFAPSPGKILAIQNPSGFGIRDDCGVYEGYEIPIFYDPLISKLISWGNDRREAINRMLRALSEYYIIGVKTTIPFFEKILKHPEFMSGSYNTHFIDKLEKKKEEFEETRKIAVIAVGLREIMDKSESIRQDDRKISSPWKTIGRWLYLQSRL